The nucleotide window GCAAATTTTATAAACTGGATTCTACAAAAAACCAGAATGATTCTGAGCTAAACTCAtcatatgttttataaatatgtaGTTAAATAGCTGCCAATGGTTTATCAATATGCTTCCGAGTGAAGTAATATATCACCTTCAAAAGTATTGTTGAGAGAGGCGACTCTGGCCACCTGATCTCCCAAAACTGCTGTTTTTCTTCGGCTGTATGGCTAGAGTACCGTTGCCTGTTTGCTGCAATCATGTCCAGATAGAGCGTTACAAATCAAGAACACAATATATTCGATACAAGTGTCTTACTTTACTCGTTTACATAATAATCAAGAGCAATTTACCCAAACCGGTATGAAGAACTAACCTTGAGGCACAAGTTCCGTTGAGAATCACAAATAGGATAATCAGATGGGCAACAGTGACGCTGGTCCTTACAGCATACAGACGCGTTCAACTCACAACACATATATTTCAAGCATATCCCAAGAATTTTCGTAGCACAACAACAGGTTTCACCTTCGCCACACCACGAAAATAAATTACATTTGACTGGTTTTGGAGTAGGTGATGGCGGTGGATTAGGGCTGGTCTTTATTGGATAAGAAGCTAGCATGTTAATCCCGCATAACCCATTTGAATCCCCTATGTTACGCGCCATATACATATAACCATCCATTCCCCATGATGTTCCCCATGAGTTCTTTATAATCCAGTAGTCAACCCCGTCTTTGGAATCGTATCCAACTATCAGCACCGCATGATCTAAAGCGGTCGAACAAGGCCCAGTGAATATCCCCTGATAGTAAATGCACTAAATCAATAATTGCATTTTTAGGGCTATCAGGGTTATTACTTATTAGGGTTCGAGAGTACTAACCGTTGAATACAATTGAAAAGCTCTCTCACTGCCACATATCCCTACACTCACAGGTTGAGTTGCAACAGCTTGAAGCAGTTGATCTTCTTTATTTTCAGGAACATCATTGTAACCATCAATGGTGACAACGTGTGTTTTCAGCTGCAGTTTAAATGATAATTAAACAATTTGAATTCACATAAAGGAGGAAATCAATCAACGATGAGACGGATTTGTTACTTTGTTTTTATTGCAAGTAGATGCTTTGCCTTTATACGGGTAATCCTCTTCTGTATCAATCCCCTTGTTCTTTATCACGAATTCATAGGCGTAATCCATAAGTCCACCGTCACAGCCACTGTTGAAAGTTCTATCACAATCAACCAACTCCTGTTCAGAAAGGCTGATAAGAGATCCGGTTACTATTTGATTAATCCCCTCCATTGCCCCTGTGGCTGAGAATGCCCAGCATGCACCTGTTCAACATAATGTGATTTTGTTTTAATTCATTTTCAAAAGGTACCATTATCATTTATGCATATATTCATGTTATAAGTTCATCAAACTAAGACCGTCCAAAAAGCTCTGGCTCAGAGCTCGCTTGAAATTGGCTCCGTGCCTCCGTTTCCGAGCCCGAGCCAAGGAATGCTCACTCGTTAACTTGGTTCGGTTTGGCTTGAATTATTTTACTTTCACTTTGCTTTACTTTATACACATGAAGATTATAAATTGCTATTTTTTTAACGATCTAACTTATTCTGTATTTTCTTTGAACTTATTTTGTATCCGGTAGAATGTGACTGAGACATGTATATGTTTTTTTGTACTATCAAGTGTTAATTAAACTTCGTTTTTTAAACCGAGCCAAActaagccgagctcgagctcaaattttccgctcggtttcaaatccgagctCAGCTCATGGCTACATCAAACAAACGGGCACTGATTACTCACTCAACATCCTAGGGCTTCCAAAAACACCTCATCGTCTAGAATCGATAATAAGCACACTAATCACCGATTAACCTATAATCCGAATCAGAGATAGTTCACTAACCTAAAGGTATTCAAGGCTACAGGTATCCAATTAACGTACTGTAAACCCTAAATTGTAATCAAGTAACATAAATTGCAcaaatataaacacaaacacaaaagCATACCGCAACTTCCTTGATCTTTAACCTTAGTAACCGCTCCTTTCGCTCTCCAATCCAACGATTTAGGCAGATTTGCAGAGGATTGAACCACCGAACTACCTTGATTAAGCCTGATGAGATCACCGGAAGAAGCAGACGCGGAGAGTCCTCGCAAGCGAGCGAGTTTGAACTCGTGGTGAGTGAGATCGGCAAACGCATTGAGAGAAAGTGTATACGAAGAATTTGAATCAGCGTTGTGACGAAGAATGTAATCGTAGTTGTCCTGGAAGATAGTGAGCCTGTAGAGGTATTCTTCGTGTGTGGAATAGGTTTTGTTGTGGTGGTGACACCATTGGTGGAAGAGATCAGAAGTGGATGAGGTGGATATGGAGGTTAGAGGCGCGGAGAAGaaggtgaagaagatgatgagagGTGAAATCCGCCATTGATGACTCATTGTTGGATATAGAAgctctgtgtgtgtgtgtgtgatcgGGGTTGTGACGGAAGAGGGTGAAGGGAAACACGGGGAAATGTCGCGAAGTTTGGATGTGTGGTTTGGTCAAAGTCCACGTGTTAAGTGGAAGTTTAggggtgtttggtttggtttaagAACAAGGGAATGAAATCATAGTGTCTTGATTTTGATAGAAGAGAAATGGGGAAAAGATTCTTATTCTCATTACTACACTAATACAAATATATACAAGTAGAAGAAACAAACCTAACTAACTAGCTAACCACTGTCTAACAACCGTCTAACTAACATATTAACTTAACGGTCAATATTAATATATACACTTACACCCCTCCCCCCCCTAACCCCCAAGTTGGTAGTTGTAAAACCCCCAACCCCAACTTGGATAGCAAAAGACTATGTTGAGAAGAATGTAAACTCTTTGTA belongs to Helianthus annuus cultivar XRQ/B chromosome 5, HanXRQr2.0-SUNRISE, whole genome shotgun sequence and includes:
- the LOC110941418 gene encoding low-temperature-induced cysteine proteinase translates to MSHQWRISPLIIFFTFFSAPLTSISTSSTSDLFHQWCHHHNKTYSTHEEYLYRLTIFQDNYDYILRHNADSNSSYTLSLNAFADLTHHEFKLARLRGLSASASSGDLIRLNQGSSVVQSSANLPKSLDWRAKGAVTKVKDQGSCGACWAFSATGAMEGINQIVTGSLISLSEQELVDCDRTFNSGCDGGLMDYAYEFVIKNKGIDTEEDYPYKGKASTCNKNKLKTHVVTIDGYNDVPENKEDQLLQAVATQPVSVGICGSERAFQLYSTGIFTGPCSTALDHAVLIVGYDSKDGVDYWIIKNSWGTSWGMDGYMYMARNIGDSNGLCGINMLASYPIKTSPNPPPSPTPKPVKCNLFSWCGEGETCCCATKILGICLKYMCCELNASVCCKDQRHCCPSDYPICDSQRNLCLKQTGNGTLAIQPKKNSSFGRSGGQSRLSQQYF